One window of Candidatus Eisenbacteria bacterium genomic DNA carries:
- a CDS encoding DUF4266 domain-containing protein, producing the protein MNHLTLRGLRRFGVVAALFALVMLGTGCAAVQQYERERLADRIMTFDGDAKHASRRTKSLDAREGSTGGNGGAGGGCACN; encoded by the coding sequence ATGAACCACCTGACGTTGCGGGGCCTGCGCCGTTTCGGCGTGGTCGCCGCGCTGTTCGCGCTGGTGATGCTCGGAACCGGCTGTGCCGCGGTCCAGCAGTACGAGCGCGAGCGACTCGCAGATCGAATCATGACGTTCGACGGAGACGCCAAACACGCGTCGCGAAGGACCAAGTCACTGGATGCCCGGGAAGGCTCGACAGGGGGCAACGGTGGCGCGGGCGGGGGCTGCGCGTGCAACTGA
- a CDS encoding DUF3570 domain-containing protein has product MQLSPRHTTAMLIASLGLTVASPGSAASMIDEQTTGFLMQLFSDSDKVTVRSAIGEYKLALAGGSALDLHWNNERVVIPGIEAAPGTQEATDAITTASRPISGNAFLDFVKMRNEFEGRLNRGATELGYYVSSETDYLGQQVSGSWNRDVMGDLLNLSFGGSYGWDAIDPVADDDTQSAANHKNTLHWNAIATRVVTATTLLRFGVEYNLVNGLQHNPYRNVYAGGTNVPERHPETRQRRDAFVKLHQYLPNQSSLKFHYRLYNDDWGIGSHEVGTALSQYITHGLFTSYEYRYYTQTAADFYRDEYAAVDGIDGFRSGDYRMAPLASHLFGVALDLDLSQLAAGTAVLGRSGVQCRYERYFNSNNYSANFLTTQINYRF; this is encoded by the coding sequence GTGCAACTGAGCCCACGGCACACGACCGCGATGCTGATCGCATCGCTCGGACTCACGGTGGCGTCACCGGGATCGGCGGCGTCCATGATCGATGAGCAGACCACGGGGTTCCTCATGCAGCTGTTCTCGGATTCCGACAAGGTGACGGTGCGTTCCGCCATCGGCGAGTACAAGCTCGCGCTCGCCGGCGGCAGTGCACTCGACCTGCATTGGAACAACGAGCGCGTGGTGATTCCCGGCATCGAGGCCGCACCCGGCACCCAGGAGGCGACCGACGCGATCACCACCGCGAGTCGTCCGATCTCGGGCAATGCATTCCTCGACTTCGTCAAGATGCGCAACGAGTTCGAAGGTCGCTTGAACCGCGGCGCCACCGAGCTGGGTTACTACGTCTCGAGCGAGACCGACTACCTCGGCCAGCAGGTCAGCGGAAGCTGGAACCGCGACGTGATGGGCGACCTGCTCAATCTGTCGTTCGGTGGCAGCTACGGCTGGGACGCGATCGACCCGGTCGCCGACGACGACACCCAGTCGGCCGCCAACCACAAGAACACGCTGCACTGGAACGCGATCGCGACCCGCGTCGTGACCGCGACCACGCTGCTGCGCTTCGGCGTCGAGTACAACCTGGTGAACGGGTTGCAGCACAACCCCTATCGCAACGTCTACGCCGGCGGCACCAACGTGCCGGAACGGCACCCGGAAACGCGCCAGCGCCGCGATGCGTTCGTGAAGCTGCATCAGTACCTGCCGAATCAGTCGAGCCTCAAGTTCCACTATCGGCTCTACAACGACGACTGGGGCATCGGCTCGCACGAGGTCGGCACGGCACTGAGTCAGTACATCACCCACGGTCTGTTCACGAGCTACGAGTACCGCTACTACACCCAGACCGCCGCCGACTTCTACCGCGACGAATACGCGGCAGTGGACGGCATCGACGGTTTCCGATCCGGCGACTACCGCATGGCGCCGCTCGCCTCGCATCTGTTCGGCGTGGCGCTCGATCTGGACCTGAGCCAGCTCGCCGCGGGAACCGCGGTCCTGGGACGCAGTGGAGTGCAGTGCCGCTATGAGCGGTATTTCAACAGCAACAACTACTCGGCCAATTTCCTCACGACGCAGATCAACTACCGCTTCTAG
- a CDS encoding T9SS type A sorting domain-containing protein encodes MTLATAQPLCAGTFTKSAIAPELGLDALTREVARAQVGRDLFANPYATVTIGHTDIYDRFPYLESRQFQVVSDPRWNRLIVGERGHGLSAFDGRGGATGALREPRGLAVDENDRVYVADTGNDRIVVLQASTELDAMTLSPLYEIRGLSRPFDVAVSDGGTPFRAGDDVLYVTDTGRNRLVAYALEAGAPRLVATLGDLGSGQDRFAGPMAITVGRANSGNTGDVYVADAHNRRLVHLRHEGSSLRWVGEAPVGADVVTSLETDQWGNLYASAPNQGVVRKFNAELSAVAELRDGLSRPRAFHVPFSTVRDHRDGRVERVGEPTAISIDEWASGAGLRMWSLGVELNDLRVDGEGAPVAHFALTDHANVSFEIADAATGRMLVRRNAGAMEAGVHTLALTPEDLQAAGGNGQFVLRMSAASGYSGGATANAQTPLQLDGAASLLPMRASLLGSAPNPAAPVTRIAFLLPANGREHVSLRIFDAQGRRVRGFDRGFVAGLNQIAWDGTDEGGRPVRAGVYLYQLQVGGEKFTQRLVLVR; translated from the coding sequence TTGACGCTAGCCACGGCTCAGCCCCTGTGCGCGGGGACGTTCACGAAGTCGGCGATCGCTCCCGAACTGGGGCTCGACGCGCTGACGCGCGAAGTGGCGCGCGCTCAGGTGGGGCGCGACCTGTTCGCAAATCCCTACGCAACGGTGACGATCGGACACACCGACATCTACGACCGCTTCCCCTACCTCGAGTCCCGCCAGTTCCAGGTGGTCTCGGACCCGCGCTGGAACCGGCTGATCGTCGGTGAGCGCGGTCACGGATTGAGCGCCTTCGACGGGCGCGGCGGTGCGACGGGAGCCCTGCGCGAGCCGCGCGGCCTCGCGGTCGACGAGAACGACCGCGTCTACGTGGCCGACACCGGCAACGATCGCATCGTGGTGCTCCAGGCTTCGACCGAGCTCGACGCGATGACGCTGTCGCCGCTCTACGAGATCCGCGGGCTCAGCCGTCCGTTCGACGTCGCGGTGTCGGACGGCGGCACGCCGTTCCGTGCCGGCGACGACGTGCTGTACGTGACCGACACCGGTCGCAATCGCCTCGTCGCCTACGCGCTCGAAGCCGGCGCCCCGCGCCTGGTCGCCACACTCGGCGACCTCGGCAGCGGTCAGGATCGCTTTGCCGGACCGATGGCGATCACGGTCGGTCGTGCGAACAGCGGAAACACCGGCGACGTCTACGTGGCCGACGCGCACAATCGTCGGCTCGTGCATCTGCGCCACGAGGGTTCGAGCCTGCGCTGGGTCGGCGAGGCGCCGGTCGGCGCCGACGTCGTCACCTCGCTCGAGACCGATCAGTGGGGCAACCTCTACGCCTCGGCGCCGAACCAGGGCGTGGTGCGCAAGTTCAACGCCGAGCTGAGCGCGGTCGCCGAATTGCGGGACGGCCTGTCGCGTCCGCGCGCATTCCACGTTCCGTTCTCGACCGTGCGCGATCACCGCGACGGCCGTGTCGAGCGTGTCGGCGAGCCGACCGCGATCTCGATCGACGAATGGGCGTCGGGTGCCGGACTTCGCATGTGGAGCCTGGGCGTCGAGCTGAACGACCTGCGCGTCGACGGCGAGGGCGCTCCGGTTGCGCACTTCGCGCTGACCGATCATGCCAACGTCTCGTTCGAGATCGCCGACGCCGCGACTGGCCGCATGCTGGTGCGTCGCAATGCCGGCGCCATGGAGGCCGGCGTGCACACGCTCGCGCTGACGCCGGAGGACCTGCAGGCGGCGGGCGGCAACGGCCAGTTCGTGCTGCGCATGAGCGCGGCTTCGGGATACAGCGGAGGCGCCACGGCGAACGCACAGACGCCGCTGCAGCTCGACGGCGCCGCGTCGCTGCTGCCGATGCGCGCCTCGCTGCTCGGCAGCGCGCCGAACCCGGCCGCACCGGTGACCCGCATCGCCTTCCTGCTTCCTGCCAACGGTCGTGAACACGTGTCGTTGCGGATCTTCGATGCGCAGGGCCGTCGCGTGCGTGGCTTCGATCGCGGCTTCGTGGCGGGGCTCAATCAGATCGCGTGGGACGGCACCGACGAGGGCGGCCGTCCGGTCCGCGCCGGGGTCTACCTCTATCAGCTCCAGGTCGGCGGCGAGAAGTTCACGCAGCGACTGGTGCTGGTGCGGTAA